A region from the Bactrocera dorsalis isolate Fly_Bdor chromosome 1, ASM2337382v1, whole genome shotgun sequence genome encodes:
- the LOC105230791 gene encoding putative odorant-binding protein A5, protein MWQRILCFFLAARCAVAVDSDVEKLFRDMEVVSDILDEPPKEMLKIEYNDGLEVGNGEEFTPTQTKDEPKLYWTSEPDAYYTVIMVNPDIPTRQNPLLREWLHWLVVNVPGVDIAKGDIIDPYIGPMAPKMSGVLRYVFLIYKQPGKQVFDEAKITNTDVTGHEKFSSMGFAGKYNMELVAGNLFQARWDELVPSLHKQFGISL, encoded by the exons ATGTGGCAACGCATTTTGTGTTTCTTTCTGGCGGCACGTTGTGCAGTCGCTGTGGACAGTGATGTAGAGAAGCTTTTCCGCGATATGGAGGTAGTGTCTGATATACTGGATGAACCGCCCAAGGAGATGCTGAAG attGAATATAATGACGGCTTAGAGGTTGGCAACGGCGAGGAGTTCACACCCACTCAAACTAAAGACGAACCCAAGCTATATTGGACATCCGAGCCGGATGCATACTACACAGTTATCATGGTTAATCCGGATATACCAACGCGCCAGAATCCGCTGCTGCGCGAATGGCTACACTGGTTGGTTGTCAATGTACCGGGTGTCGATATCGCCAAGGGTGATATCATAGATCCCTACATTGGACCGATGGCACCTAAAATGAGTGGCGTACTGCGTTACGTGTTTCTTATTTACAAGCAACCTGGTAAACAAGTGTTCGATGAAGCCAAGATTACCAACACTGATGTTACTGGACATGAGAAGTTCTCTTCCATGGGCTTTGCTGGGAAATATAATATGGAATTGGTGGCTGGTAACTTGTTTCAAGCGCGATGGGATGAACTTGTGCCCAGTTTGCATAAACAATTTGGTATAAGTTTATAA